From a region of the Wolbachia endosymbiont (group B) of Gerris lacustris genome:
- a CDS encoding class I tRNA ligase family protein — MNMKHYPDTSSSPDFSLLEKEIIKFWQENKIFEQSVEKRSKGHCFVFYDGPPFANGLPHYGHLLTGFIKDAFARYQTMLQKRVERRFGWDCHGLPAEMGAEKELGISGRTEIEKFGIEKFNNHCRTSVMKFSSEWEKYVNRQARWVDFHNDYKTMDKSFMESVMWAFKQLYDKGLVYESVRVVPYSWACETPLSNFETRLDNAYREKTSKAVTVAFELLENPKQFKQKCKLLAWTTTPWTLPSNLALAIGKDIKYCAVSVHPLMSFQRVTLESREKETWIPVSSTGMTKEGGTGMTKESAGMTAAEGNEGDLVNNEIYIFAKSYLEKFIDHCTKSNIPYENCNIKLKADDLAGLSYKPLFDYFKDTKNAFRIFIADYVTAEDGTGVVHTAPGFGEEDFSLCQSHDIPAVCPIDNAGKFTAEVSDLAGVHVFDTNDTVIKKLKGQGSWFKTEQYIHNYPHCWRTDTPLIYRTMPSWYVAVTKFKSRMVELNKRVNWMPNHIRDGQFGKWLEGAHDWSISRNRFWGTPIPIWKSDDAKYPRVDVYGSIAELERDFNVKIDDLHRPFIDTLTRPNPDDPTGKSVMRRVPDVFDCWFESGSMPFAQVHYPFENKEWFETADFITEYIAQTRGWFYTLFVLSTALFDREPFKNCICHGVVLDVKGQKLSKRLNNYADPMEVFDKYGSDALRFLMLSGSIVCGGNLLLDKEGNSIRDILKNVIKPIWNSYHFFTMYANADGIKAEVCKNYQSTIDRYMISKCFEAVEGMQASMNSYNSQEACKILTDFFEVLNNWYIRRSRERFWKGDLDQDKTDAYNVLYKVFYYILRAAAPLLPLITETIWQGLKYKETSVHLADFPQLEKFDSELIAKMDFVREICNAALSIRNTFNIRIRQPLGSMTIYHKSSCDFLENEYQEIIRDEINVKKLELVNRLEDIASLELKLNFPLLGKKIPDKIKKLVQYVKEGKWKQVENEQIFLGDETENYIIEKGEYELLLKANSGFSSVFDNNKGVVILNTTLNDELILEGLARDIVRLIQETRKQADFHISDRIRVIIKAEDEKVKEAINTWSEYIKEQTLALSLEINVEIGTDFYSKEYQDLMIGIKLIC, encoded by the coding sequence ATGAACATGAAGCATTATCCTGATACAAGCAGCAGTCCTGATTTTTCATTGCTAGAAAAGGAAATCATAAAATTTTGGCAGGAAAATAAAATTTTTGAGCAGTCAGTCGAGAAACGTTCCAAGGGTCATTGTTTTGTATTTTATGATGGGCCTCCGTTTGCAAATGGACTTCCGCATTACGGACACTTACTTACTGGTTTTATAAAAGATGCATTTGCAAGATATCAAACTATGCTGCAAAAAAGGGTTGAACGCAGATTTGGTTGGGATTGCCATGGGCTACCGGCTGAGATGGGTGCAGAAAAGGAGCTTGGAATATCTGGCAGAACTGAGATAGAAAAATTCGGGATTGAGAAATTCAATAATCATTGCCGTACTTCTGTGATGAAATTTTCATCAGAATGGGAGAAGTATGTAAATAGACAAGCAAGATGGGTAGATTTTCACAATGACTATAAGACCATGGATAAATCATTTATGGAGTCGGTCATGTGGGCATTTAAGCAGCTTTATGATAAAGGTCTGGTCTATGAATCAGTGCGCGTTGTTCCCTATAGCTGGGCGTGCGAAACTCCTCTCTCCAATTTTGAAACAAGGCTTGATAATGCATATAGAGAAAAAACTAGCAAAGCTGTAACTGTTGCGTTTGAACTTTTAGAAAACCCAAAGCAATTTAAACAAAAATGTAAGTTGCTTGCTTGGACTACAACTCCTTGGACATTGCCGAGCAACCTTGCGCTGGCAATAGGGAAAGATATTAAGTATTGTGCAGTGTCAGTCCACCCTTTGATGTCATTCCAGCGCGTGACGCTGGAATCTAGAGAAAAAGAAACCTGGATCCCAGTGTCAAGCACTGGGATGACAAAAGAAGGAGGCACTGGGATGACAAAGGAAAGTGCTGGGATGACAGCAGCAGAAGGCAATGAAGGAGATTTAGTGAATAATGAGATATATATCTTTGCTAAAAGCTATCTAGAAAAATTTATTGATCACTGTACAAAGAGCAATATTCCATATGAAAACTGCAATATAAAGCTTAAAGCAGATGATCTTGCAGGTCTTTCTTATAAACCACTGTTTGATTACTTTAAAGATACAAAAAATGCATTCCGTATTTTTATTGCTGATTATGTTACAGCAGAAGATGGTACTGGTGTTGTGCACACTGCTCCTGGATTTGGTGAAGAGGATTTTAGTCTCTGTCAAAGCCACGATATCCCGGCTGTTTGTCCAATTGATAATGCTGGAAAATTTACTGCAGAAGTTTCAGATTTAGCAGGAGTTCATGTTTTTGATACCAATGATACAGTAATAAAGAAATTAAAAGGGCAGGGGAGTTGGTTTAAGACTGAGCAATATATTCACAATTATCCTCACTGCTGGAGAACTGATACTCCTTTGATCTATCGCACTATGCCTTCTTGGTACGTTGCCGTTACAAAATTCAAAAGCAGAATGGTAGAGCTAAATAAGAGAGTTAATTGGATGCCAAATCATATAAGAGATGGTCAATTTGGAAAGTGGCTTGAAGGAGCACACGACTGGTCTATTTCACGCAATCGATTTTGGGGTACTCCAATTCCTATATGGAAATCAGACGATGCAAAATATCCAAGGGTGGATGTGTATGGTTCAATAGCAGAATTAGAGCGAGATTTTAATGTTAAGATAGATGATTTGCACAGACCGTTTATAGATACTTTAACAAGACCAAATCCTGATGATCCAACAGGAAAATCGGTTATGCGTCGTGTGCCTGACGTATTTGACTGTTGGTTTGAATCTGGTTCAATGCCGTTCGCTCAAGTTCACTATCCGTTTGAAAATAAAGAGTGGTTTGAAACTGCAGATTTTATCACTGAATACATAGCACAAACCAGGGGGTGGTTTTATACGCTCTTTGTATTGTCCACTGCTTTGTTTGATAGGGAACCATTTAAGAATTGCATATGCCACGGTGTAGTTCTCGATGTAAAAGGGCAAAAATTATCCAAACGTTTGAATAACTATGCAGATCCAATGGAGGTTTTTGACAAATATGGTTCTGATGCGCTGCGTTTTCTTATGCTTTCTGGATCTATTGTTTGTGGTGGTAATTTGCTACTCGACAAAGAAGGAAATTCGATACGAGATATTCTAAAAAACGTAATAAAACCTATTTGGAACAGTTATCACTTTTTTACTATGTATGCAAATGCAGATGGAATTAAAGCTGAGGTTTGTAAGAATTATCAAAGTACTATTGATCGCTACATGATTTCAAAATGTTTTGAAGCTGTGGAAGGTATGCAAGCTTCTATGAACAGCTATAACTCCCAGGAAGCTTGTAAAATTCTGACAGATTTTTTTGAAGTGCTAAATAACTGGTATATTCGTCGCAGTCGTGAGCGTTTTTGGAAAGGTGATTTAGATCAAGACAAAACTGACGCTTATAATGTTCTATACAAAGTTTTTTATTACATACTTCGAGCTGCAGCTCCTTTGTTGCCACTCATAACAGAGACTATATGGCAAGGGCTGAAGTATAAAGAAACATCTGTTCATTTGGCTGATTTTCCACAATTAGAGAAGTTTGATAGCGAGCTTATTGCCAAGATGGATTTTGTGAGAGAGATATGCAATGCTGCACTCTCTATTAGAAACACGTTTAACATACGTATCAGACAGCCACTTGGCAGTATGACCATTTATCATAAGTCTTCCTGCGATTTTCTTGAAAATGAATATCAAGAGATAATAAGAGATGAGATAAATGTAAAAAAATTAGAATTAGTAAACAGACTTGAAGATATTGCATCACTAGAGCTAAAACTAAATTTCCCGCTACTTGGCAAGAAGATTCCAGATAAAATCAAGAAACTAGTTCAATACGTTAAGGAAGGGAAGTGGAAGCAAGTTGAAAACGAACAGATATTTCTGGGAGATGAAACAGAGAACTATATCATAGAAAAAGGCGAATATGAACTATTGTTAAAAGCAAACAGTGGATTCTCCTCTGTATTTGATAACAACAAAGGGGTTGTTATCCTAAACACTACTTTAAATGATGAATTAATTCTAGAAGGACTTGCGAGAGATATTGTGAGGCTCATTCAAGAAACTAGAAAACAAGCTGATTTCCATATATCAGATAGAATCAGAGTAATAATCAAAGCAGAAGATGAGAAAGTTAAAGAGGCAATCAATACATGGAGTGAATATATAAAAGAGCAGACTCTTGCCTTATCTTTAGAGATCAATGTAGAAATTGGAACCGACTTTTATTCTAAAGAGTACCAAGATTTAATGATTGGTATTAAGTTAATTTGTTAA